A genomic window from Lotus japonicus ecotype B-129 chromosome 1, LjGifu_v1.2 includes:
- the LOC130725741 gene encoding zinc finger protein CONSTANS-LIKE 4: protein MASKLCDSCKSATATLYCRPDSAFLCAPCDSKVHAANKLASRHPRVTLCEVCEQAPASLTCKADAANLCLSCDHDIHSANPLAARHERSPVTPFFHSPAANFLDHQHLFTDAKPEPEAEAAEEEEEAEAASWLLPTPKEADLFSESDPLHFLDLEQKISDCVVPVNSNLNHILPSQSHSQSQSVSSCSMEVGVVPEGSTSASTVVSEISNGGGGYERAVDREAKVMRYREKRKNRRFEKTIRYASRKAYAESRPRIKGRFAKRSDDNNNADLPAAALVPTC from the exons ATGGCTTCCAAGCTCTGCGACTCATGCAAATCCGCCACCGCCACCCTCTACTGCCGCCCGGACTCCGCCTTCCTCTGCGCCCCCTGCGACTCCAAAGTCCACGCCGCCAACAAGCTCGCCTCCCGCCATCCACGTGTCACTCTCTGCGAAGTCTGCGAGCAAGCCCCCGCTAGCCTCACATGCAAGGCCGATGCCGCCAACCTCTGCCTCTCCTGCGACCATGACATCCACTCCGCCAACCCCCTCGCCGCCCGCCACGAACGTTCCCCCGTCACTCCCTTCTTCCACTCCCCCGCCGCCAACTTCCTCGACCACCAACACTTGTTCACAGATGCAAAACCAGAaccagaagcagaagcagcagaagaagaggaagaggctgaAGCTGCTTCCTGGTTGCTCCCGACTCCCAAGGAAGCAGATCTGTTCTCCGAATCAGATCCACTCCATTTCCTAGATCTGGAACAGAAAATCAGCGACTGCGTTGTTCCGGTGAACAGCAATTTGAACCATATCCTTCCatcacagtcacattcacaatcGCAGAGT GTATCGTCGTGTTCGATGGAGGTAGGGGTTGTACCGGAAGGGAGCACGAGCGCGAGCACGGTGGTGTCGGAGATATCGAACGGTGGCGGTGGTTACGAGAGAGCGGTGGATAGGGAAGCGAAGGTGATGAGGTACAGGgagaagaggaagaatagaaGGTTCGAGAAGACGATACGTTACGCTTCGAGGAAAGCGTATGCGGAAAGCAGACCGAGGATCAAAGGCAGGTTTGCAAAACGCTCTGATGATAACAACAATGCTGATCTTCCAGCTGCAGCTCTTGTTCCAACTTGTTga
- the LOC130725755 gene encoding heat shock cognate 70 kDa protein 2-like yields MPGNEGSNIVSEWQKSRCLALTPCIEGPAIGIDLGTTYSCVGIWLHDHVEIIANDQGNRTTPSYVAFTDTERLIGSAAMNQAAMNPMNTVFDAKRLMGRRFMDDLVQNDIKSWPFKVMPGPGYRPMIVVNYKGEVKRFSPEEISSMVLTKMREIAEAYLGTTVKNAVISVPAYFNDSQRQATKDAGVISGLNVMRIINEPTAAAIAYGLELDKKGIATSAKRNVLIFDLGGGAFDVSLVTMAEGSFEVKATAGDTHFGGEEFDNRIVNHFVEEFRWKNNKDISGDATAVRKLKTAWEKAKRILSFTDETTIEIDSLYEGIEFSTNISRARFEELNKDLFRMCMERVVMCLKDAKMEKRKVDDVVLVGGSTRMPKVQQLLQEFFNGKEVCKSIINPEEAVAYGASVQAAILSGKKGLQALKLLDVTPLCIGFETGDGDMQVLIPRNTKIPIRKEEVFTTSADNQPGVLIPVFEEGDRIVRTHGRHYNNLLGKFVVSGLPYLPKGAPKLNVCFDINADGILSVSAEDRTIGMKNMLTRERNKIRISNDKVRLSKEAIEKMVKEGEKYRERVEAKNALENYADNVRKMIKDYDMIGSEFSADDKKRIEDAIEQAMQWLDGNKLAKTNEFKERKKEVESICNPIILAKMNQMFD; encoded by the exons ATGCCTGGGAATGAAGGCAGTAACATTGTGAGTGAATGGCAGAAGTCAAGATGCCTTGCGCTAACACCATGCATAGAGGGTCCTGCGATCGGAATTGACCTCGGAACTACGTACTCATGCGTTGGTATTTGGCTGCATGATCATGTTGAAATCATAGCCAATGATCAGGGTAACAGGACTACCCCGTCCTATGTGGCATTCACCGATACTGAACGATTGATCGGCAGTGCTGCCATGAACCAGGCCGCTATGAACCCAATGAACACCGTTTTCG ATGCTAAGCGTTTGATGGGTAGGAGGTTTATGGATGATTTGGTGCAGAATGACATTAAATCGTGGCCGTTCAAGGTGATGCCTGGCCCTGGTTACAGGCCAATGATTGTAGTGAATTACAAGGGGGAGGTGAAGCGGTTTTCTCCGGAGGAGATATCTTCCATGGTTCTCACGAAGATGAGAGAGATTGCGGAGGCCTATCTTGGTACCACTGTAAAGAATGCGGTGATTAGTGTGCCCGCTTACTTCAATGACTCTCAGCGTCAGGCTACCAAGGATGCCGGCGTCATTTCTGGCCTCAATGTGATGCGAATCATCAATGAGCCTACTGCGGCTGCCATTGCCTATGGACTCGAACTCGACAAGAAAGGCATTGCCACCAGCGCTAAGAGGAACGTTCTCATTTTCGACCTTGGTGGTGGGGCTTTTGATGTCTCGCTTGTTACCATGGCGGAAGGTAGCTTCGAGGTGAAAGCCACCGCGGGTGACACTCACTTTGGGGGTGAGGAATTTGACAACAGAATTGTgaaccattttgttgaggaatTCAGGTGGAAGAACAATAAGGACATTAGCGGAGATGCCACCGCTGTTAGGAAGTTGAAGACCGCATGGGAGAAGGCGAAGAGGATACTATCATTCACTGATGAAACCACCATTGAGATTGATTCTCTGTATGAAGGCATTGAGTTTTCCACAAACATCTCTCGTGCGCGGTTCGAAGAGCTGAACAAGGACTTGTTCAGGATGTGTATGGAGCGTGTAGTGATGTGTTTGAAAGATGCAAAGATGGAAAAGAGAAAGGTGGACGATGTTGTTCTTGTTGGCGGATCCACGAGGATGCCAAAGGTTCAGCAGTTATTGCAAGAGTTCTTCAATGGCAAGGAAGTTTGCAAGAGCATCATTAACCCTGAGGAGGCTGTTGCCTATGGTGCTTCTGTCCAGGCTGcaattttgagtggaaaaaagGGACTGCAGGCTCTTAAATTGCTTGATGTAACTCCACTCTGCATTGGATTTGAGACTGGTGATGGGGATATGCAAGTGTTGATTCCCAGAAATACTAAAATCCCCATTAGGAAGGAGGAGGTTTTTACAACCTCCGCCGATAACCAACCCGGTGTGCTGATTCCGGTTTTTGAGGAGGGTGACCGGATAGTTAGAACTCATGGTCGTCACTACAACAACTTGCTTGGCAAGTTTGTGGTGTCCGGACTCCCTTATTTACCAAAGGGTGCTCCAAAGCTCAATGTTTGCTTCGACATCAATGCTGATGGTATCTTGAGTGTCTCCGCAGAGGACAGAACCATAGGAATGAAGAACATGCTGACCAGAGAGAGGAACAAGATTAGAATCAGCAACGACAAGGTGAGGCTTTCGAAGGAGGCGATAGAGAAGATGGTGAAGGAAGGTGAGAAGTACAGAGAGAGAGTAGAGGCGAAGAATGCTCTAGAGAATTATGCGGATAACGTGAGGAAGATGATCAAGGATTATGATATGATTGGCTCAGAGTTTTCAGCTGATGATAAGAAGAGGATTGAAGATGCAATTGAGCAGGCTATGCAATGGCTTGATGGGAACAAACTTGCCAAGACTAATGAATTTaaggagaggaagaaggaggtggAGAGTATCTGCAACCCCATCATCTTAGCTAAGATGAATCAAATGTTTGATTAA